The Spirosoma sp. SC4-14 DNA window AATGAAGGCGCAACCATGTTCAGAATTTGGTTCAGGTTGTTTTGTGGAGCCTGAGTAGTAAGTTGCTGCACACTAATAATATCAACCGGCACGGGGCTTTCGGTTTTTACACGACCCGTACTTCTTGTTCCGGTTACAACTACTTCCGATAAGTTTGCTGTTGTTTCTTTCAGTGCGGCATTGGCCACCACCGGTTCGCCACTGGTTACGGCAACCGGAATGCTCAATGTTTCGTAGCCCACAAAGCTTACCCGAAGTGTATAATTACCCGGATTTAACTTAATCGTATACTCTCCGTTTGCATCGGCAGTGGTTCCGACGCTGGAATTCATAACAACAATGGTAGCTCCCGGAATAGCTGCTCTTGTCGTACCATCAGTAACACGGCCCTTAACGCCCTGGGCCAAAACAGCAGTAAGTGTAACCATAAATAAGGTTATACTTGACATAAAACGATTCATGTAATTGTAGTTACGCATGAGTTATATTTGCTTGTAAACAGGCAAAATAAAATATCATTTTGTATGTCACCAAATTATATTAATAATATTTTGAATACCCTTATTCCATACCGAATAAGTATATAATTGATCTTATTTTGCTAAAATGGCCCTCTACTGGCTGTTACGCACAAAAAAAGCCCACATTTGAATGTGGGCTAAAGCAACAACAGGAAGAAATAAATTTATTTAGCAGATATTACCTGTAGCTCAAACAGCAACGGTGCATAGGGTGTAACGATGTATGTATTGCCGCTAACTACACCTGTAGTGCCATAACCAAGAGCCGACGGAAAGATGATCGTTGCCGACTCGCCAACCCGTAGTTTTGACAGCCCCGCTTCAAACCCAGCTACATACTTACTCTGCCCAAGCGTTGCATCAAATGTACCGGCCCCTGTACTATCGAAGGCAGTTGCAGACCGAAGCATTTTCCCTTTATACTTGATCGTGATGGTCTGGCCCGCTGTCAATGTAGCGCCGGTAGGGTTCGTTACGGTCTTAATAATCTTCAATCCGGTAGACGACGAATCGGTAACGGTCAGTTTCTTATCGGCTATGTACTGCTGAATTTGCTCGGTTTCGGTACGCGAGCGGGCTAGTTTAACATCAAACCGAACAACCGAATAGGCAGGCAAATTGGCATTGACAGCCGCGCTTCCATAGGCCAGATAGGAAGGTAACAGGAAAGTAGCACGCTCTCCCTCATGCATAAGCAACAACCCCTCTTCAAGACCAGCCAGAATAGCCTGAATTCCCAGCGGATAATAAACAGGGCTACCAGCAGTAGTACTATCGACTAACGCACCACTCAGGTTATAAGACTTATACGAAAATTCAGCCTGGTCGCCAACCGTAGCTTTTTTCGCCGTGGAATTCGCCGTTGTAATGGCATAATATAATCCTGAGGATGTAGATTGCCAGCTTAATTTGCTGGTGTCGGTATACGCTTTAATCTGCTGATCGTTCTGCTTAAAATACTCACTCGACGGATCAGCACTCTCTTTCATACAAGAGGCCAATCCAAGCATAAACAAGGCACTAAGAATTGATAAATGAAACTTTCGCATGGAATTGATTTTCAAATAGAGATACTAGGTAATACGATTATAGACCCTGCTTCGTGGCGTAGCGTTGGGAAGAGTGTGCTTTTTTTTCAATTTACGATCAGACTTGCTCCCGTTTTCAAGGCTTTGAAGCGATTGGCCGGGATATTTTTTGCAGCCAAAGCCTTTTCTAAATCGTCAATAGGATCGCGGGCACCATCGTCGGCTAGAGGAAAAGTACCAAAATGAATGGCTATACTCTGTTCTGATCGAACGTCTTCATGAATCTCCACAGCCTGATCGGGCGAACAATGAATGGGCGACATAAACCACCGGGGTTTATAAGCGCCAATTGGAATCAGAGCTAGTCGCAACGGACCAAACTGCCGACCAATTTCTTTCAGAAACGGCCCATAACCGGTATCGCCGACAAAATATAGCCTACCCGCCACTTTGCTGTCGATAATAAAGCCAGCCCAAAGCGTTGCATCCCGATCAAACAGGCCCCGGCCCGAAAAATGCTGCGCTGGTACGCAATGAATAGTCGTGCTGTCGTTATAAGCCACCGATTGCCGCCAGTCCATTTCCTGCACGTTCTGACAGCCTTCCTTTTCCAGAAAAGCTTTTACACCGAGTGGACAAAAAACGTGTGGTCGGTCGCGGTCGCACAGCTTCCGAACGGTGCCAATATCCAGATGATCCCAGTGGTTATGGCTCAAAATCAATACGTCGATTTTGGGTAGGTTGTCGAATCGGATGCCGGGCGGATTGTTTCGCTTTGGACCCGCAAACTGAAATGGACTTACCCGTTCGTAATAAACAGGGTCTGTCAGCACATTGAGGCCATCGAATTGCAGCAATACCGTTGAATGATTGATAAACGTAACCCGCACGGCTCGACCATCGACACGCGCTGGCGGTGGTGGCCCGGGTGGGTCGTTATGATAGGCAGGCCACCGCCCCTGATCGCGGGTCAGCATCCAGCGAATTGCTTCCCAAAACCCTTTGGCCTTTGCTCCATTCAGATTATAAAATTCTTTCCCATCAAAATGATCGCTAACCGGACCTTTATAGCGGGGGGCCGAAATCAGGTAGCCAATGACCAGAGCGGCCAGAACGATAACAAGCAGAAGCACTCCTAACAGAAGCAGAACTCGGGTCCACATACAGTACAGTAAATTAATCGATTAATGACCCACGCCGTTCATTACGGTTGCAGCACCTGATCGATGATATGAATGACGCCATTATTGGCAATTATATCGGCTGTTCTGATAGTTGCAGCCAGCGTATTCTTATTACCCTTAATGGTTACCACATCGTTAGTTACGGTTATGTTGATTTTATTGTTGGCAAGCAATGTAGTTACCGACCCCGTTTTCAGGTTAGATCGCAGTGATAGACCCGACACCATATGATAGGAAAGTAACGACGACAGTGTTTGGGGCGAAGCGGTTTCAATAGCCGATATTGTTCTATAACCGGACACCATAAAGGCATTGTCATTAGGCGCAAAAACGGTTAATGGATTCGTAGCGGCCGTATTGTTCAGCGACGTAATCAACGATGGATTACTGGATGCAATCCGTTTCAGAGCAGCGCTCAAAAACGTTAGGTTATCGGTATTCTGGATTGTAGTCAACAGCGATCCCGTTGACGGCGAAAGCACATGGTCGATGATATGGATAATGCCATTGGCGGCCTTAATGTCGGGTTGTATAATCTTTGCATTGTTGATATACACCATCCCCCCGCCCATATTATTCAAATACGCAATTGACTGACTGGCCGTTTGTACCGCATTAACGCCCGATGGAATGGCAGAGAGCGACACAGGCGCATACAATGTATGATAGAGCAGGATATTTTTCACCTGATCTTTCGCCATGGCCGTAATAGCCGCTTCTGACGTAATCCCCGACCTGTAAAACGCGGAATCGTTTGGGGCAAAAAAGGTCAGATTAGCCCCTTTGAGCGCATCGCCGGCACCCGAATAATTCATCGCTGCCTTTAGCAGACTAAACTGCTTATCTTCCAGAATCTGATCGGTTATGGTTTTAGGATCAGCAACGGTATTCTCGCTTTTAGAACAGCCCAGTGCTATTGTCAGCAACAGCCCCAGAACCGCCAGGCGGCTCAGGAGCACCGAAAAAGAGTTAGTCATACTGTGGGTGAACGATGAAATTATAACCTTACGTCCGTAAAACGTACCGACTTGCGTTATGTTTCTTATTGGCAAAGATAATGCAGTTGCCGAATAGTAAGCCGTTGGCTCTATATGCTTGCAGTCATACAATTATTTCCTGAACAATAGCTGACTAATACTGCTTTACATGTAAGAGTGTACCGATCAATCTCAGCTACTAAATCGGCTCGTTATGAATAAGAAACTTCCTATGTACCTCTACATCATTATTGGAATAATCCTATTGGCGATGGGTGTTGCCTATTATTTGTGGGGCCGGTCTACAGTTGCCCCCTAATTGGCTGGTTTTTACCTGCACCGTTCCATTCGTCCCGCTTTTCATTACCATCCGACCACAGCTAATCAGAAACGATTTCCCATTCAAAGAGTTAATTCGGCCCTTGTCAGACTGAAACGGGTCTGGTCAAGTAGTTCTCGTCTAACCCCAATTAAAGTCGATTGAATTAAGTTTTGATAAATCGAATTCCAAGCCTTCAGAGAAAGGCTGCTGGGGGCACTACAAACACGGTATGTTTATTTTACTGAATTTCTTCCATGTAAAATACTTATAATCCTAATATAAAGACATTTCTATAAGAATCCATTTTCGTAAATTCGCAGCCTGTTAAAACCATGCCTCCTAACTCTTTATCAGGATTTATAGGTACTTTTGTAGAATTGATTCTTAATTAATGTTAAAACTCCCCCATTGGGATGAAGGAACACATTGACCCGAGCAATCTGCCCCAGCATATAGCCGTTATCATGGACGGAAACGGACGTTGGGCCAAACGGCAGGGAGCTGCCCGGGTATTCGGCCACCGAAATGCCATCAAGGCTGTACGTGAGGTAACGGAAGGGTGCGCCGAATTAGGCGTTAAGTTTTTAACGCTTTACGCGTTTTCGACCGAAAACTGGAATCGCCCTAAGTTTGAAGTGGACGCGCTCATGACGCTGCTCGTTCATACAATTCGGGGCGAAATAAAAACCCTCATGGACAATAACGTGCGGCTGACAACGATTGGTCATACCGAAAGTTTACCAACCGACTGCCAGCACGAATTGGCCGAGGCCATGCGCGAAACGTCGGGCAATACTGGTCTGACACTCGTATTAGCCTTAAGTTATAGCGGCCGTTGGGAAATTCTGGAAGCCACACGCCAAATTGCTGCCGACGTGCGCGACGGACGGATAACGCCAAATGAAGTGAACGAAACGCTTTTCAG harbors:
- a CDS encoding FKBP-type peptidyl-prolyl cis-trans isomerase; translated protein: MRKFHLSILSALFMLGLASCMKESADPSSEYFKQNDQQIKAYTDTSKLSWQSTSSGLYYAITTANSTAKKATVGDQAEFSYKSYNLSGALVDSTTAGSPVYYPLGIQAILAGLEEGLLLMHEGERATFLLPSYLAYGSAAVNANLPAYSVVRFDVKLARSRTETEQIQQYIADKKLTVTDSSSTGLKIIKTVTNPTGATLTAGQTITIKYKGKMLRSATAFDSTGAGTFDATLGQSKYVAGFEAGLSKLRVGESATIIFPSALGYGTTGVVSGNTYIVTPYAPLLFELQVISAK
- a CDS encoding MBL fold metallo-hydrolase, which gives rise to MWTRVLLLLGVLLLVIVLAALVIGYLISAPRYKGPVSDHFDGKEFYNLNGAKAKGFWEAIRWMLTRDQGRWPAYHNDPPGPPPPARVDGRAVRVTFINHSTVLLQFDGLNVLTDPVYYERVSPFQFAGPKRNNPPGIRFDNLPKIDVLILSHNHWDHLDIGTVRKLCDRDRPHVFCPLGVKAFLEKEGCQNVQEMDWRQSVAYNDSTTIHCVPAQHFSGRGLFDRDATLWAGFIIDSKVAGRLYFVGDTGYGPFLKEIGRQFGPLRLALIPIGAYKPRWFMSPIHCSPDQAVEIHEDVRSEQSIAIHFGTFPLADDGARDPIDDLEKALAAKNIPANRFKALKTGASLIVN
- a CDS encoding fasciclin domain-containing protein, coding for MTNSFSVLLSRLAVLGLLLTIALGCSKSENTVADPKTITDQILEDKQFSLLKAAMNYSGAGDALKGANLTFFAPNDSAFYRSGITSEAAITAMAKDQVKNILLYHTLYAPVSLSAIPSGVNAVQTASQSIAYLNNMGGGMVYINNAKIIQPDIKAANGIIHIIDHVLSPSTGSLLTTIQNTDNLTFLSAALKRIASSNPSLITSLNNTAATNPLTVFAPNDNAFMVSGYRTISAIETASPQTLSSLLSYHMVSGLSLRSNLKTGSVTTLLANNKINITVTNDVVTIKGNKNTLAATIRTADIIANNGVIHIIDQVLQP
- a CDS encoding isoprenyl transferase; amino-acid sequence: MKEHIDPSNLPQHIAVIMDGNGRWAKRQGAARVFGHRNAIKAVREVTEGCAELGVKFLTLYAFSTENWNRPKFEVDALMTLLVHTIRGEIKTLMDNNVRLTTIGHTESLPTDCQHELAEAMRETSGNTGLTLVLALSYSGRWEILEATRQIAADVRDGRITPNEVNETLFSHYLTTDGIPDPELMIRTSGEMRISNFMLWQLAYSELYMPDVLWPDFRKNHLYEAILNYQQRERRFGKTSEQLVK